From the genome of Armatimonadota bacterium:
TTCCCGCAAGACTCACTTCGACTCCTGCCGCCGCCACTATTTCTTTCACAGGTTCTGGGGGCAGGACCCAAAGGCCAGGTGGCGTCTCTTTGAGATGCGCAACCTCACCACTCTCACTATGCTTCGCGGGCAGATCGTCCACAGCGTGATCGCGAGAGCTTTGCGGTCTATTCAATATGACCAAAAGATAGACGCAAGGCTGGCGCGCGAGGCCGTGACATCGCTTATCCGCGAAAGATACGCAGAATCCGCAAAGCGCCTGTGGCATATTGACAATCGCCCACCGGGCAGAAAAGCGTCGAGCATTACCAGTCTGCTCGAACACTATTATTCATTTCCCAATATGAACGAGCGCGCAAGAGACGCTCAGCAGTCGGCATGGGCATGCGTGACGAACCTCATCGAGTCCGATTTCTGGAGCGAGATAGCAGGCGGCGACCCGAAGCAGTGGATAGAAATAGAAGAGGAGAGCTTCCCATCTTTCGATCTGGATGGAATACAAGTCTACTGCACCATTGACTTTGCTCATTCAAACGGCTTACCCACGATCATAGACTGGAAGACGGGCAGCCCGAATCCTGCCGACCGCAAACAGCTCACACTCTACAGCCTATATGCTCAGCGCAAATGGGAGTGGGACCCGCAGCAGACCAGACTTGCAGCGGTATATCTTAATCCCGAGCTTAATGTTGATTCGTTTTCGCCTACTGACGAAGAGATCGAAAACGTAAAGGCGGAGGTCAAAGAGAGTTTCAATCAAATGGTGAACCTGGAGCCCACCTTCGGCCCCGCGGATATCGAGCAGTTTCCGATGACCGGCGGGCCGTCTGACTGCGCCTGGTGCAGGTTCCAGGGAATATGCAAAAAGGGCAAGCTTTCATGATCAATCCCGGCAAGATCAGCTTGATAGCTTGGATAGCTGCTGTCTTTTCTATCGTCTGGATCACTCTGCTTGCCTTTGCGGAGTTCATCGTAGGCGAAAGACATGGGCTGTCAGCATTAATAACATACATGCCGCAGCTTCCACTCGGAATACCGATCTTCATATCACTGGCTCTAAGCATACGCGCTGGAAAACGAAGAGTTATTCTGCTCAATATAGTGATAATGATCGTGTTTGTGGTTGTGTTTATGGGTTTCAATTTTGGGTTCGGCAAGCACGCGGACTCGGCTCAGATATGCGTGATGACTTGGAACGTGCATGGTGGGATCAATAATGCCCAAAACGTGCTGTCGGTAATCGAGCAAAATTCTCCGGACGCCGTATTTTTACAGGAAGTCGATGATTTTAGCCCACTTATTATCGGGCTTAAGGCAAACGGCTGGAATGTTGTTAAAGCATACGATGTTGCCGTTGCATCCAGGCATGCTCTGGCATCTCCAAGCACTTTTCTCTTGCTTCCGGATTCGGGCAGAAGAGCTCTGGTGACAAAAATGAGCGCACCCGGCGGATGGCTGAATCTGGTGTGCGTCCACTTTGGATCCGACGTTTCAGGCGCTCCTCAAAGTCGTTCCAAGACTCACCTGTGCGGAAACATCGAGTCCAGATCGGTTCAGGTCAGGAATTTGATCGAGAAAACTAAAAAGAGCCGCACTATTATTGCCGGCGATTTCAACATGCCGCCAAGAGGAGTAGTGTATTACAGACTCGCCAGGCGGTTTCCAAACACATCCGCTGCCGAACTCGGTCTGGGCTATACCTATCCGTCACGCTTCCCGCTGCTTCGCATCGACCACATTCTCACTACGCCTGACCTGCACCCCATGTCATGTAAAACGGTAACGACAAGAGCATCGGACCACTTGCCTGTTGTCGCCCGTATAGCGCTTAACTGACATAGATTCTATGCAAGGGTAACTAAGACAGGTGTTGACTCAATTGGGAATTACCCACTTAATGTCCTGCTTGCATTCTTTTGGCAATACAAAACAGTTGAGCGGGTATACATGCAGCTTCTTAGAGCTTATTTTTGCAAGTGTTGGGTAACTTTTTTGACCAGCTTTGAGTACTGCGGATTCGTAAACTGTTGAGGGATAAATCGGCCCGGGCGAGCCGATAACCGGAATGCTCTTTTGTCCGGGCTCAATTTCCGTGCTCGGCATCACCAGATAGACCAGGATATCGAACTGCTTCGGGTTTGCCGATGAGAGTTTCATCGGGTATATCGGCTGCCTGCAGGAGAATTTCAGTTTGAGCGGTGCAAGTGTGCCTGTGCTCAGCCCTTTGGCTGATGCAGGAATCTTAATCCTGCAGGCGACAAACGTCCACCCATGCTTCACATAATCCCTTATAGGCTCAATCGCCTTATCCGGCAGGTGATACTTATTTGCCTTCAGCCACTTCATGAGTGCTTTGCCGTCCCTGGCGGAGAGTACGCTCACATCATATGCGCCGACTGTCTTGCGCTCGATCACAGTGACAGCGGGTGACGGCTTCGCACTGGCTATTGTCCCTCTGCCGAAAACGCGCGTCTTTGGTATGGTAAGCTCCATAAGCTCGTGAAAAATCGCGCCCTTCACAATCTCGACTTTCGGCCTGGATGGAACCGGGACTACCCATGCAAAATTGCTAGTCGGTCCTTCGTAGCTCGGGCTTATAATGAGTTGCTCCCTGCCTTTACTATAAAAGACCACTGCCTTTTGCTCCGGCTCGTTAATCATGGACTTTTCACGAAGCTGCTTCCAAGTCGCTTCGTCGATTATCATCATTCCATCTGCCAGAGCAATAGCGTTTGAGAACAAGAACAAAAACACAACCGCGTATACGATTTTTCTCATGTTGGTCTCCTTGGCATCGCAAGATCGAGTAAACGCATCCGGTAATAATCACAGATTACTCGTCCGCCCGGAACCTTGTCAACTATGCGCAAATTCAGCACGAA
Proteins encoded in this window:
- a CDS encoding PD-(D/E)XK nuclease family protein — protein: MESWQPSNLSWSFSRKTHFDSCRRHYFFHRFWGQDPKARWRLFEMRNLTTLTMLRGQIVHSVIARALRSIQYDQKIDARLAREAVTSLIRERYAESAKRLWHIDNRPPGRKASSITSLLEHYYSFPNMNERARDAQQSAWACVTNLIESDFWSEIAGGDPKQWIEIEEESFPSFDLDGIQVYCTIDFAHSNGLPTIIDWKTGSPNPADRKQLTLYSLYAQRKWEWDPQQTRLAAVYLNPELNVDSFSPTDEEIENVKAEVKESFNQMVNLEPTFGPADIEQFPMTGGPSDCAWCRFQGICKKGKLS
- a CDS encoding endonuclease/exonuclease/phosphatase family protein, giving the protein MQKGQAFMINPGKISLIAWIAAVFSIVWITLLAFAEFIVGERHGLSALITYMPQLPLGIPIFISLALSIRAGKRRVILLNIVIMIVFVVVFMGFNFGFGKHADSAQICVMTWNVHGGINNAQNVLSVIEQNSPDAVFLQEVDDFSPLIIGLKANGWNVVKAYDVAVASRHALASPSTFLLLPDSGRRALVTKMSAPGGWLNLVCVHFGSDVSGAPQSRSKTHLCGNIESRSVQVRNLIEKTKKSRTIIAGDFNMPPRGVVYYRLARRFPNTSAAELGLGYTYPSRFPLLRIDHILTTPDLHPMSCKTVTTRASDHLPVVARIALN
- a CDS encoding DUF2330 domain-containing protein, with protein sequence MRKIVYAVVFLFLFSNAIALADGMMIIDEATWKQLREKSMINEPEQKAVVFYSKGREQLIISPSYEGPTSNFAWVVPVPSRPKVEIVKGAIFHELMELTIPKTRVFGRGTIASAKPSPAVTVIERKTVGAYDVSVLSARDGKALMKWLKANKYHLPDKAIEPIRDYVKHGWTFVACRIKIPASAKGLSTGTLAPLKLKFSCRQPIYPMKLSSANPKQFDILVYLVMPSTEIEPGQKSIPVIGSPGPIYPSTVYESAVLKAGQKSYPTLAKISSKKLHVYPLNCFVLPKECKQDIKWVIPN